Part of the Bacillota bacterium genome is shown below.
ATGGGTTCCGCGACAATATCTGGGACTATCCGACAGGATTGTACATGCCTGGGGCTCCGCTGTCAATAGCGCGCCGTCACGCGCGCGCCGTCACGACCTCCTTCGCTTTATACCCTCGATGAGAGCCGGGATCACGGCAAACAGGTCTCCCACGATGCCGTAGTTGGCCACCTTGAAGATGGGGGCCTGGGGGTTCTTGTTGATGGCCACGATGACGTCGGCAGAATTCATCCCCGCCAGGTGCTGGATGGCACCGGAGATCCCCACCGCAATGTACACTTTGGGTGCCACCGTCTTGCCCGTCTGGCCCACCTGGTGGTAGTAGGGGATCCACCCCGCGTCTACCGCCGCCCGCGAGGCCCCCACCGCCCCGCCCAGCAGGCGCGCCAGCTCGAAGAGTAACTGGAAATGCTCGGGCCCACCCAGGCCCCGTCCCCCAGACACGATGATGTCGGCGTCCTCCAGCTTCACCGTCTCGATGACTTCCTCGGCATACTCCAGCAGGCGGGTGCGTCCGAGGAGCCGGGACCCGTCCACCGGGAAGGTGACCACCTCGCCCTGCCGGGAGGGGTCGGGGGCCAGGGAACGGAACACCCGGGGACGGGCGGTGGCCATCTGGGGCCGGTGGCGCGGGCACACCACCACCGCCATGAGGTTGCCCCCAAAGGCGGGCCGTGTCTGCACCAGTACGCGGCGCTCGGGGTCGATGTCCAGCCCCGTGCAGTCGGCGGTGAGCCCCGTGCCCAGCCGGGCGGCCAGCCGGGGGGCCAGGGAGCGCCCCAGGGCAGTGGCGCCGAACAGGAAGATCTCGGGCTTGCGTTCCCCTACCAGGTCCGCCAGGGCGGTGGTAACCGGCTCCTCGCGCAAATCACCCAGGGCGGGGTCCTCCACCACCAGCACCCCGTCCGCCCCCCGCGCGACCAGTTCGGCCGCCAGGGGGGCCACGCCCTCCCCGGCCAGTATCGCCGTCACCTGCGTCCCCAGGCTTTCCGCCAGGCGGCGGGCCTGCCCCAGCAGCTCATACACCACCGGGGCCACCTGGCCCCGCCGGTGTTCCACGAACACCCACACCCCCTGGCCTTCGCCCACTTCCCCCCGCCCCGTCACCACCACCTCGATGGCTTCCGCCGGGCAGGCGGACACGCAGGCCCGACACAGGTTGCAGGCGTCACCGATGCGGGCAGTCCCCTCCCGCATCTGGATGGCCCCCGTGGGGCAGACTCCCACACAGGCCTCACACCCGGTGCAGAGGTCGGCCAGCACCCGGATGAGATCGCTCATGTCTCCCGCCATCAGCAGCACCCCCTATAGTACACCGACCGATTGCAGCCGGGAGAGCAGGACCTCTGCCACTTCCTCGGGGGAACCCTCGATCATCTCGCCCCGCCGCTCCACCTGGGGGACAAATATCTTCTCCACCGTGGTGGGGGAACCGCGCAGCCCCAGCACCTCCTCGGGGAGACCCACGTCGGCCGGGGTCCACACCGGAATGGTGGTGCGGCGCGCCTTCATGATCCCCTTCAGGGAGGGGATGCGGGGCTGGTTGATATCCTTCACCACCGTGATCAGGCCAGGCAACGACATCTCCACGGTTTCCACAGCACCCTCCACCATGCGTTCCAGCACGGCGCGCCCGGGCTCCAGTTCCCTGATCCTGCGCACGTAGGTGACGTGGGGGATGTCCAGGAGCTCTGCCACCTCGGGACCCACCTGGGCGGTGTCGCCGTCGATGGCCTGCTTGCCGCAGATGATGAGGTCATACGGCTCCAGCCTGCGCACGGCCGCCGCCAGCGCCCGCGAGGTGGCCAGGGTGTCGGCTCCCGCGAAGGCCCGGTCGGAAAGCAGGATGGCCTCGTCCCCACCCAGGGCGATGGCATCCTGCAGGGCCTCCCGCGCCTGCGGCGGGCCCATGGTCATCACCACCACCGTGCCCCCCAGGCGCTCCTTAATCAGCACGCCCTCCTCCAGGGCATAGGTGTCGAAGGGGTTGACGACGCTCTTCACCCCTTCCCTGATGAGGGTGTTGGTTTCCGGGTTGATGCGCACCTCGGTGCTCTCGGGAACCTGCTTGATGAGAACGATGATCTTCACCGCGGGTCACCCCTTCCGGGCGCTCTCGCGCAGCAGTTCCTGGGCGATCACGTTACGCTGGATCTGGTTGGTGCCCTCGTAGATCTGGGTGATCTTGGCGTCCCGCATGAGCTTCTCCACGGGGTAGTCGCGCATGTAGCCGTAACCGCCCAGGATCTGGACGGCATCGGTGGTAACCCGCATGGCCACGTCGGAAGCGAAAAGCTTGGCCATGGCCGATTCCTTGGCGAAATCCTTCACCCCGGCGTCGACGGTGCGGGCCGTGGCGTACACGAGGGCCCGGGCCGCCTCAACCTGGGTGGCCATGTCGGCCAGCATGTGCCCGATGGCCTGGAAGGTGATGATGGGCTTGCCGAACTGCACCCGCTGGCGGGCATAGGCCAGAGCCCGGTCCAGGGCCCCCTGGGCCAGCCCCACCGCCTGCGCCCCCACGCCCGGCCGGGCCCGGTCCAGGGTGCGGATGGCGATGGCGAAGCCCTGTCCCTCGCGGCCCACCAGCTGAGTGGCCGGGACCCGGCATTCGGTGAAAACCACCTCTCGGGTGGCGGAAGCCCGGATGCCCATCTTCTTCTCCTTGCGACCGAATCCCAGTCCCGGCGTACCCTTCTCCACCACAAAGCAACTGGCCCCCCGCGGCCCCTTTTCGGGGGCGGTGAGGGCGATGACGGTGTAGATGTCGGCTTCACCGCCGTTGGTGATCCACTGCTTGGTGCCTTCCAGCACGTAGAAGTCTCCGTCCCGCCGGGCGGTGGTGCGGATGGCTCCCGCGTCGGACCCCGCCTCCGCCTCGGTGAGGCAGAAGGCGGCCAGCTTCTCCCCCCCGGCGACGGCGCGGATGTACCTCTGCTTTTGCTCCTCGCTGCCCGCCAGCAGGAGGGGCATGATCCCCAGCCAGTTGGCGGCATAGGACGTGGCCACGCCCGGGCAGGCCCACGATATCTCTTCCACGGCCAGGCACGTCTCCAGCACCCCTCCGCCCAGGCCGCCGTACTCCTCCGGGATGGCCACCCCCATGAGGTCGGTTTCCCCGAACCACTCCCGCAGCTGGGACGGGAACTCCTCCCGCTCGTCCAGCTCGGCCGCCACCGGCAGG
Proteins encoded:
- a CDS encoding electron transfer flavoprotein subunit beta/FixA family protein; the encoded protein is MKIIVLIKQVPESTEVRINPETNTLIREGVKSVVNPFDTYALEEGVLIKERLGGTVVVMTMGPPQAREALQDAIALGGDEAILLSDRAFAGADTLATSRALAAAVRRLEPYDLIICGKQAIDGDTAQVGPEVAELLDIPHVTYVRRIRELEPGRAVLERMVEGAVETVEMSLPGLITVVKDINQPRIPSLKGIMKARRTTIPVWTPADVGLPEEVLGLRGSPTTVEKIFVPQVERRGEMIEGSPEEVAEVLLSRLQSVGVL
- a CDS encoding electron transfer flavoprotein subunit alpha; amino-acid sequence: MAGDMSDLIRVLADLCTGCEACVGVCPTGAIQMREGTARIGDACNLCRACVSACPAEAIEVVVTGRGEVGEGQGVWVFVEHRRGQVAPVVYELLGQARRLAESLGTQVTAILAGEGVAPLAAELVARGADGVLVVEDPALGDLREEPVTTALADLVGERKPEIFLFGATALGRSLAPRLAARLGTGLTADCTGLDIDPERRVLVQTRPAFGGNLMAVVVCPRHRPQMATARPRVFRSLAPDPSRQGEVVTFPVDGSRLLGRTRLLEYAEEVIETVKLEDADIIVSGGRGLGGPEHFQLLFELARLLGGAVGASRAAVDAGWIPYYHQVGQTGKTVAPKVYIAVGISGAIQHLAGMNSADVIVAINKNPQAPIFKVANYGIVGDLFAVIPALIEGIKRRRS
- a CDS encoding acyl-CoA dehydrogenase family protein; this translates as MEYFLTDEQKMIKDLARRVARERILPVAAELDEREEFPSQLREWFGETDLMGVAIPEEYGGLGGGVLETCLAVEEISWACPGVATSYAANWLGIMPLLLAGSEEQKQRYIRAVAGGEKLAAFCLTEAEAGSDAGAIRTTARRDGDFYVLEGTKQWITNGGEADIYTVIALTAPEKGPRGASCFVVEKGTPGLGFGRKEKKMGIRASATREVVFTECRVPATQLVGREGQGFAIAIRTLDRARPGVGAQAVGLAQGALDRALAYARQRVQFGKPIITFQAIGHMLADMATQVEAARALVYATARTVDAGVKDFAKESAMAKLFASDVAMRVTTDAVQILGGYGYMRDYPVEKLMRDAKITQIYEGTNQIQRNVIAQELLRESARKG